Proteins encoded by one window of Candidatus Sericytochromatia bacterium:
- the lpxC gene encoding UDP-3-O-acyl-N-acetylglucosamine deacetylase yields the protein MSPAPFDPVSPGAPWGRRWTLAAPVAFEGTGLHTGARVAMRIEPAQVACGIHFSRVDLPGEPTVPALTARVATTRLATTLVAGQAAVATTEHLMAALWGLGISDAFIRLEGPEVPMLDGSALPFVNAIREVGVIALSAPRPVRDFTAQGVGEGQSALSVVPHPETVLTVAIDYGRPPLRPTLFHFVFSPALFASQLAPARTFALEEDLPFLREAGLIRGASLDGGILVGRDGFSSPLRFPDEMARHKALDLLGDLALLGVWWRGHVVAVKAGHTLHHRLASLLDSPPTAREDAT from the coding sequence TCGACCCCGTCTCACCCGGCGCCCCGTGGGGGCGTCGTTGGACCCTGGCTGCCCCAGTCGCTTTCGAGGGGACAGGCCTGCACACGGGGGCCCGTGTGGCCATGCGCATCGAACCCGCGCAGGTGGCCTGCGGAATCCACTTCAGTCGGGTAGATTTGCCCGGAGAACCAACCGTCCCGGCCCTGACGGCCCGGGTGGCCACCACCAGGCTCGCCACCACCCTGGTCGCCGGCCAGGCGGCCGTGGCAACCACGGAGCACCTGATGGCCGCCTTGTGGGGTCTGGGCATCAGCGACGCCTTCATTCGTCTGGAGGGGCCGGAAGTGCCGATGCTGGACGGCAGCGCCTTGCCCTTTGTCAATGCCATCCGAGAAGTCGGGGTCATCGCACTGTCAGCCCCGCGCCCCGTGCGAGATTTCACTGCCCAAGGCGTGGGTGAGGGGCAAAGTGCCCTCAGCGTGGTGCCACACCCTGAGACGGTCCTGACCGTCGCGATCGACTACGGTCGCCCGCCCCTGCGCCCCACCCTGTTTCATTTCGTCTTTTCTCCGGCTTTGTTTGCCTCTCAGCTGGCGCCGGCGCGGACATTCGCCCTGGAGGAGGACCTACCGTTCCTGCGCGAGGCGGGCCTGATTCGGGGCGCCTCCCTGGACGGGGGCATCCTGGTGGGGCGAGATGGATTCAGTAGCCCTTTGCGATTTCCTGATGAAATGGCCCGACACAAGGCGCTTGACCTGCTGGGAGACCTGGCACTGCTGGGTGTCTGGTGGCGGGGACACGTGGTCGCCGTCAAAGCGGGACACACCCTGCATCACCGGCTGGCG